From Gimesia panareensis, the proteins below share one genomic window:
- a CDS encoding RNA polymerase sigma factor, whose translation MNLNTISTTLINHASQGDPDSLNRLMELSEWLLLRMVSRLLHNKQDMEDVVQETLSAVVKVMDTDNLRLKHGRHSFIRLLKTCLRNVSSNHFRKKQITPTGGTDNLNHLHNLIDETVETVQETRDIAEGLIELARLSENEKRVLRQVFISGKTAQDISKETELTYANVRKIQSRALYKIRVFLGEV comes from the coding sequence ATGAATCTCAATACAATCTCGACCACCCTGATCAACCATGCTTCCCAGGGCGACCCTGATTCCCTCAACAGGTTGATGGAACTTTCAGAGTGGCTTTTATTGCGGATGGTCAGTCGTCTCCTGCATAACAAACAGGATATGGAAGATGTGGTCCAGGAAACGCTGTCCGCTGTCGTCAAGGTGATGGACACGGATAATCTGCGTCTGAAACATGGTCGCCACAGTTTTATCAGACTGCTCAAAACCTGCCTGCGAAATGTTTCCTCCAATCATTTCCGCAAAAAACAGATCACTCCTACCGGAGGCACAGATAATCTCAATCACCTGCATAATCTGATTGATGAAACAGTGGAAACGGTGCAGGAAACTCGCGATATTGCTGAAGGATTAATTGAACTCGCACGGCTATCAGAAAATGAAAAGCGGGTATTGCGCCAGGTTTTCATCTCTGGAAAAACTGCGCAAGACATCTCCAAAGAAACAGAATTGACGTACGCCAATGTACGTAAAATACAGTCACGCGCTCTCTACAAAATTCGCGTGTTTCTGGGGGAAGTTTAA
- a CDS encoding protein kinase domain-containing protein, whose protein sequence is MINTLKVPPLSIGQISLEHEIGSGGMGRVFKGYDTRLIRPVAVKLINAEKQKDWKDLSERFEREAQMLARVESPYVVKALFAGEENGFTYFVQEYVDGQNLKQRMEQLGAPIPSQTCAGIIYQVASGLTAVHHLGIVHRDIHPGNILINTKGYVQIADFGLAFQPESSTEGLGLTSLSQGFGQIGFVSPEQWNAARNATDKSDIYSLGCVWYFLLTGHGLNRDPQTLEISNPASQFQKVNRTDRRLLRSMLQQDPQLRPTAEDVTAALKNRLGSTDSLEYILRPPSARSLRKRKMYAGLAILTVLALCVMLFLPFPNAETESPQQVSDIKPVAPPAASIVKTENQKPLVLRFDGVDDFVETPFIYDSGDPITFEAWLTPDCEERPRTMEIISNAETAGFLMRLKDGTMPEFFFHDGVYYANHNRSHQIGCGKRVHLAAVYDGISIGMFVNGKKQGLNYPVRRRHHHSPIPIHIGANPDPALIGRPNAEKKACFAGLIHECRFSKGVIYIEDFSPEKTLSADDSTILLYHFDSDTGKVVPDLSGNGLDGKIEGARWEEFDPDKTPENNQFKWPVEQPDPVLVNDTPERIREIQQAWADFLKLPPRLEIPLDTDIRIEMELIPPGEFMMGTLDETLKNTVASTTQREIQHKVMTADLPQNLARITRPFYMSRREISRKQYRQFVDQTRYQTDAERKRSGGTDFDTSQKNPQLTWASDLAGKLSDDHPVANLTWFDARNFCGWLTRMHPGLKFDLPAESQWEYACRAGTTSRWFPADETQLSQYGWMDSTQTHPCGQLQPNALGLYDMHGNVAEWCTDYFSNEETFSNTVNDPAGPKSGTHRILRGGSAIQDPLSCRSAYREGRLPNSCNAITGFRICATPNPTTRDLKSLDRFSLHFDGIDDTVETSFSYRKPDQSITIECWTDISPESMNDPLASEVIFDLHSRLRAMYCVLRNHRVHVYYHEGAWTWHAFSREVPPGSHHIAGVFDGISLNVFVDGQAAEKRSKQKSPREARYLRSLFRIGTGSLIEDRQHRAFQGNVSQLRISEESMYGAAFEPPPLLTQHESTVILYRFEQGNGELLHDLSDMHNHGIIFGADWSARLEPDNHLTRRGIHFDGDDWLESKLPDKFEGSFTIEAWLTPDSPKKLTHQTVFQWGSLNLKYHINQGEYWTWSLLDPQHQEIPVSSISSRDVATSRPVHVACQWDGSKWVLFLNGLPCETRKMNSMNNRRARDIIKLCLQQPFLTGGTPEGNSRVAHGFEGSLHTLRISNRARYSRLFTPDTDLLNDDQTILLYRFDKESGDTIHDASGHNANGRVFGASRLSD, encoded by the coding sequence TTGATTAACACTCTCAAGGTTCCTCCACTTTCAATTGGTCAGATATCGCTGGAACATGAAATCGGTTCCGGCGGTATGGGACGCGTGTTTAAAGGTTATGATACCCGCCTGATCCGCCCGGTAGCCGTCAAACTGATCAACGCAGAAAAGCAAAAAGACTGGAAGGATCTGTCAGAAAGATTTGAACGCGAAGCGCAGATGCTGGCGCGGGTCGAATCGCCTTATGTTGTCAAAGCACTGTTCGCAGGCGAAGAAAACGGCTTCACCTATTTTGTCCAGGAATACGTAGATGGGCAAAACCTGAAACAGAGGATGGAGCAACTTGGGGCTCCGATCCCATCTCAAACATGTGCCGGCATCATTTATCAGGTTGCCTCCGGACTGACTGCAGTGCACCATCTGGGGATCGTCCATCGCGACATCCACCCTGGCAATATCCTGATCAATACCAAAGGCTATGTTCAAATCGCTGATTTCGGGCTGGCCTTCCAACCTGAAAGCAGTACCGAGGGACTCGGTTTAACCTCACTCAGCCAGGGATTCGGACAGATCGGTTTTGTCTCACCGGAGCAGTGGAATGCAGCGCGAAATGCAACTGATAAATCAGACATCTATTCCCTGGGATGCGTCTGGTATTTTTTACTCACCGGCCATGGTCTCAACCGGGATCCTCAAACACTGGAAATCAGCAACCCGGCCAGCCAGTTCCAGAAAGTAAATCGGACGGATCGCAGACTCCTGAGATCCATGTTGCAGCAGGATCCGCAACTCAGGCCTACTGCAGAGGATGTGACCGCTGCACTGAAAAATCGGCTGGGAAGTACCGATTCTCTAGAATACATTCTCAGACCTCCCTCAGCACGCAGCCTTCGAAAAAGAAAAATGTATGCGGGTCTGGCAATTCTGACAGTTCTGGCACTGTGTGTCATGCTGTTTCTGCCTTTCCCGAATGCGGAGACGGAATCTCCTCAACAGGTCAGCGACATCAAACCAGTTGCTCCCCCGGCTGCTTCGATCGTGAAAACCGAAAACCAGAAACCACTCGTTTTACGATTTGACGGGGTGGATGATTTTGTCGAAACCCCATTTATCTATGACAGCGGAGATCCGATCACTTTCGAAGCCTGGCTGACCCCGGACTGTGAAGAACGCCCGCGGACCATGGAAATCATCTCCAATGCGGAGACGGCGGGATTCCTCATGCGTCTGAAAGACGGCACCATGCCGGAATTCTTTTTCCATGACGGAGTCTACTATGCAAACCACAACCGTTCGCACCAGATCGGCTGCGGTAAACGGGTGCACCTCGCAGCCGTTTACGACGGCATCAGTATCGGCATGTTCGTCAACGGTAAAAAGCAGGGACTCAATTATCCCGTCAGACGCCGGCATCACCATTCGCCGATTCCGATTCACATTGGAGCCAACCCGGACCCTGCCCTGATTGGTCGTCCCAACGCTGAGAAAAAAGCCTGTTTTGCCGGTCTCATTCACGAGTGCCGTTTCTCAAAGGGAGTCATTTACATCGAAGACTTTTCTCCGGAGAAAACACTGTCTGCCGACGACTCAACCATCCTGCTCTACCACTTTGATTCCGACACGGGCAAAGTCGTGCCTGATCTCAGCGGCAACGGTCTGGATGGCAAAATTGAGGGTGCCAGGTGGGAAGAGTTTGATCCCGACAAAACTCCAGAGAATAACCAGTTCAAATGGCCTGTTGAGCAGCCCGATCCCGTCCTGGTCAACGATACGCCCGAGCGGATCCGGGAAATCCAACAGGCCTGGGCTGACTTTCTCAAGCTCCCTCCACGGCTGGAGATTCCTCTCGACACAGACATCAGAATTGAGATGGAGTTGATCCCCCCTGGTGAATTCATGATGGGCACACTCGATGAAACGTTGAAAAACACAGTCGCTTCTACGACACAGCGTGAAATCCAACACAAAGTCATGACGGCTGACCTGCCCCAGAATCTGGCACGCATTACCCGGCCCTTTTACATGAGTCGCCGGGAAATTTCACGGAAACAATATCGGCAGTTTGTCGATCAGACCCGCTACCAGACGGATGCCGAACGCAAGAGAAGCGGCGGGACGGACTTTGATACATCCCAAAAGAACCCGCAACTCACCTGGGCCAGTGATCTGGCAGGCAAACTCAGCGACGATCATCCTGTCGCAAATCTGACCTGGTTTGACGCCCGCAATTTCTGTGGTTGGCTGACGCGCATGCACCCCGGGCTCAAATTTGACCTGCCTGCGGAATCCCAATGGGAATACGCCTGTCGTGCCGGAACAACTTCCCGCTGGTTTCCAGCAGATGAAACACAGTTATCCCAATATGGCTGGATGGATTCCACTCAGACTCACCCCTGTGGGCAGCTTCAGCCAAATGCCCTGGGACTGTATGACATGCATGGCAATGTCGCTGAATGGTGCACCGACTATTTTTCGAATGAAGAGACTTTTTCCAATACCGTCAATGATCCTGCCGGTCCGAAGTCGGGAACACACAGAATTCTGCGTGGCGGCTCAGCCATTCAAGACCCACTCTCCTGCCGTTCCGCTTATCGGGAAGGTCGACTCCCCAACTCCTGTAATGCCATCACCGGCTTCCGGATCTGTGCGACCCCCAACCCCACAACCAGAGATCTGAAAAGTCTGGACCGTTTTTCCCTGCACTTCGACGGGATCGACGATACAGTCGAAACATCCTTCAGTTATCGCAAACCCGATCAATCAATCACCATTGAGTGCTGGACAGACATCTCTCCGGAAAGTATGAATGATCCATTAGCCTCCGAAGTCATCTTTGATCTGCATTCTCGCCTGCGGGCCATGTACTGCGTTCTGAGAAATCATCGCGTCCACGTCTATTACCACGAAGGAGCATGGACCTGGCATGCTTTTTCACGGGAAGTTCCCCCCGGTTCCCATCATATCGCAGGTGTCTTTGACGGAATCTCACTGAATGTTTTTGTAGATGGGCAGGCTGCGGAAAAAAGATCAAAGCAGAAATCTCCGCGTGAAGCTCGCTACCTGCGCTCACTCTTTCGGATTGGTACCGGTTCCCTGATTGAAGATCGACAGCACCGTGCTTTTCAGGGAAATGTTTCACAGTTGAGGATCAGTGAAGAGAGCATGTATGGTGCGGCTTTTGAACCTCCCCCCCTGCTGACGCAACATGAATCAACCGTCATCTTATACCGCTTTGAACAGGGGAACGGAGAACTGCTCCACGATCTGAGTGACATGCATAACCATGGAATCATTTTTGGCGCCGACTGGTCGGCCAGACTGGAACCGGATAACCACCTGACCAGACGGGGAATCCACTTTGATGGTGATGACTGGCTGGAATCGAAACTCCCGGACAAGTTTGAGGGATCGTTTACCATCGAAGCCTGGCTCACCCCCGATTCCCCAAAGAAACTGACTCACCAGACCGTATTTCAATGGGGCTCCCTCAACCTGAAATATCATATCAACCAGGGGGAATACTGGACCTGGTCTCTGCTGGATCCGCAGCACCAGGAAATCCCCGTCTCCTCCATTTCCAGCAGAGACGTGGCCACCAGTCGCCCTGTTCATGTTGCCTGTCAGTGGGATGGATCAAAGTGGGTCCTGTTCTTGAACGGACTCCCCTGTGAGACCCGCAAGATGAACAGCATGAACAATCGGCGGGCAAGAGACATTATTAAACTCTGCCTGCAACAACCCTTTCTGACGGGCGGCACTCCCGAGGGAAACAGCAGGGTCGCTCATGGATTTGAAGGAAGCCTGCATACACTGCGAATCTCCAACCGGGCTCGCTACAGCAGGCTCTTTACACCTGATACTGACCTGCTGAACGATGATCAGACCATACTGCTCTATCGCTTTGACAAGGAATCGGGAGACACAATACACGACGCATCCGGCCACAATGCGAATGGCAGAGTATTCGGCGCCAGCAGGCTGTCAGACTGA
- the tnpB gene encoding IS66 family insertion sequence element accessory protein TnpB (TnpB, as the term is used for proteins encoded by IS66 family insertion elements, is considered an accessory protein, since TnpC, encoded by a neighboring gene, is a DDE family transposase.): MMGLPSGTPIYLCTEPVDFRNGFDGLTGIVTATLGQNVLNGSLFLFVNRRRDRIKALWWETGGLTLWYRRLEQGTVELPTPEDDKTCKQRPENVAPVG, from the coding sequence ATGATGGGCTTGCCCAGCGGCACGCCCATCTACCTGTGCACCGAGCCGGTCGATTTTCGTAACGGCTTCGACGGTTTAACCGGCATTGTCACCGCGACGCTGGGTCAGAACGTCCTCAACGGTTCTCTATTCCTGTTTGTGAACCGCCGACGCGATCGTATCAAAGCCCTGTGGTGGGAGACCGGCGGACTGACGTTATGGTACCGGCGGCTTGAGCAAGGTACCGTTGAGCTGCCAACGCCCGAAGACGACAAAACCTGTAAACAGCGGCCAGAAAACGTAGCGCCTGTCGGGTAG
- a CDS encoding lipase family protein — DWVPVEADELGLGGRPEEPDVLFGARDPFFTGEIREVVQDGIKYTYDRGVYTGKASFFDLSDASVLLLRGLVNESRTLVISFRGTDQAGDAFDWLDLEDHYSKLRPLLNSLRTYIKEFNQIYVTGHSLGASLVQMFLQKETYTKYAENIQAVTFGSPGAPSSYTGPDSRIVNVASRYDLVVVAGTLLTKEMGLELLEDFTTKQYSLGLLNTLRKIATADPRDPEYASLYKTTGEVIWYDTIPTLDEFRFPTNRVKNHKMDHYLQLLEDQANSAAFLNSDTTQLRNEISQLFALQGDLRTAYDAVADSFKNIHTEIDIVSKKVDAVHFLSDFFTNLGSAVVAADGGFLKDSDLVQGLFVDPIIGAFDLADLYIPGFDMLQKIKSLRDAYKAASTPVEALNVYLLAYEVNKLIGDDIIEYVDMRVNQYELNSLYQMTLQMDKLNQAIAVRQLRIRNRTPEPL, encoded by the coding sequence GATTGGGTTCCAGTTGAAGCGGATGAGCTTGGATTAGGAGGAAGACCAGAAGAACCAGATGTGCTATTCGGGGCTCGCGATCCATTTTTCACTGGAGAGATTCGTGAAGTCGTTCAAGACGGGATCAAATATACCTATGACAGGGGAGTTTACACTGGAAAAGCCAGCTTTTTTGATCTATCAGACGCATCTGTTCTACTTCTGAGGGGGTTGGTCAATGAATCCCGTACCCTGGTAATTTCCTTTAGAGGGACAGACCAGGCAGGGGATGCCTTTGACTGGTTAGATCTGGAGGATCATTACTCAAAGTTAAGACCTCTTCTGAATTCATTAAGAACGTACATCAAAGAATTCAACCAAATTTATGTGACCGGCCATTCTTTAGGTGCTTCTCTGGTGCAAATGTTCCTTCAAAAGGAAACGTATACCAAATATGCGGAAAATATTCAGGCTGTCACTTTTGGATCACCGGGGGCTCCCTCCAGCTATACTGGTCCTGATTCGAGAATAGTCAATGTGGCAAGCAGGTATGACCTGGTTGTAGTGGCAGGCACGCTCCTGACAAAAGAAATGGGGCTTGAGCTTCTGGAAGACTTCACAACGAAGCAATACTCTTTGGGGCTTCTAAATACACTTCGGAAAATTGCAACAGCAGACCCAAGAGATCCTGAATATGCCTCGCTTTATAAGACTACAGGTGAAGTGATCTGGTATGATACGATCCCGACATTAGATGAGTTTCGATTCCCAACAAATCGTGTGAAAAACCATAAAATGGATCATTATCTGCAGCTTTTGGAAGACCAGGCTAATTCTGCAGCGTTTTTAAATAGTGATACAACCCAGCTTCGCAATGAGATCAGTCAGTTGTTTGCACTACAGGGGGATCTGCGCACAGCCTATGATGCCGTTGCGGATTCTTTTAAAAATATTCATACGGAAATCGATATTGTTTCAAAAAAAGTAGACGCAGTCCATTTTCTGTCAGACTTTTTCACCAATTTGGGCAGTGCGGTTGTGGCAGCAGATGGGGGATTCCTTAAAGATTCTGATCTTGTACAGGGGCTGTTTGTCGATCCGATTATTGGCGCATTTGATCTTGCCGATCTCTACATTCCAGGTTTTGATATGCTGCAGAAAATCAAATCCCTGAGAGATGCTTATAAAGCAGCGAGCACACCGGTAGAAGCGCTCAATGTCTATCTTCTGGCATATGAAGTCAATAAACTCATCGGAGACGATATTATCGAGTATGTTGATATGAGGGTGAATCAGTATGAACTCAATTCTCTGTACCAGATGACGCTGCAGATGGACAAACTCAATCAGGCCATTGCCGTGCGCCAGTTGCGGATCCGTAACCGTACACCAGAACCATTGTAG
- a CDS encoding IS5 family transposase (programmed frameshift) encodes MTRVSRPATGRNITGSRTEPKPQLSDEQWLLIKDLFPEPPANAAGGRPRVAPRECLEGILWVLRTGARWKDLPTFLPSPSTCWRRFKEWTEDGVFLEAWQRLLEHFDRRKLVVWSEAFGDGTFCPAKKGAPDVGKTKRGKGTKLMLLVDGNGLPLALDRSSASPAEVKLIESLLDQRVLPRDPDRLIYDRAADSDPLRTELAERQIELVCPHRKNRVKPATQDGRALRRYRRRWKVERTFSWLFNFRRLVIRYERYSHLFLGFAQLACVFTLLNKL; translated from the exons ATGACCCGCGTGTCACGACCTGCCACAGGTCGCAACATTACCGGGTCCAGGACGGAACCAAAACCACAACTCTCGGACGAGCAATGGCTTCTGATCAAAGATCTGTTTCCAGAACCACCGGCAAACGCAGCCGGAGGGCGGCCCAGAGTGGCTCCCCGCGAGTGTCTCGAAGGAATCCTTTGGGTATTAAGGACCGGTGCCCGATGGAAAGATTTACCAACATTTTTACCATCTCCCAGCACTTGCTGGCGTCGTTTCAAGGAATGGACCGAAGACGGTGTCTTCCTGGAAGCATGGCAGCGATTGCTCGAACATTTCGACCGACGGAAGCTGGTAGTCTGGTCGGAAGCATTCGGGGATGGCACATTCTGCCCCGCAAAAAAAGGGGCGC CCGATGTCGGAAAGACAAAACGGGGAAAGGGAACCAAGCTTATGCTGCTGGTCGACGGAAACGGACTCCCTCTCGCTCTGGATCGTTCCAGTGCCTCTCCGGCAGAGGTGAAGCTGATTGAATCCCTGCTGGACCAGCGCGTTTTGCCACGTGACCCCGATCGCCTGATTTATGATCGTGCGGCCGACAGCGATCCCCTGCGCACAGAGCTGGCAGAACGGCAGATAGAACTGGTCTGTCCGCATCGCAAGAACCGTGTGAAACCAGCGACGCAAGATGGGCGTGCTCTGCGACGATATCGACGCCGCTGGAAAGTCGAACGCACCTTCAGTTGGCTGTTCAACTTTCGTCGTCTGGTAATACGGTATGAACGATACAGTCATTTGTTTTTAGGATTCGCACAACTCGCGTGCGTGTTCACATTACTTAATAAGTTATGA